A stretch of DNA from Hoeflea ulvae:
CTGCCGCTGATCGGCGCAGAGCAGGATGCCTGGCGGCACTGGTTTACGGCAATGGGCGAACCAGTCCCGGATCTGTCAGCCCACAAACGGTACAATTACATCGAGCAGGATCTGTGCGGAAACGCGGCGCTCGCCGGTGAGGGTGTCGCCATGCTCAACCATATCTATTACCCGGACGAACTCGCCTCGGGCCGGCTGGTCGCGCCTTTCCGGACGCCCAGCGGTGACGATATCGGGGTCTGGCTTGTCTATCCGCATAACCGCCGCAACACGCCCCGAATCAAGGCATTCCGCGACTGGATCCTCAGCGCGGTTGCGGCCGACAGGGCTAAGATCGAGCCGCGGGCGCCGGAGACTGCGGCCGGCTAGTTCCGGCTGCGGTCTAGCTGCATCTGGAAATAGCGCATCTGGTTTTCCGGGATCCGGTCGGTCTTGACCCGGCCCTTGCGCAGGTCGAACAGGAACTTCGCCTCCTCATTGGGATCGTTGAATTCGAAACTCGGATTCATCTGCGGTGTCAGGATCGGATCGTAGAGCCGGCCCGACTGGATGGCGTCAAGCCTGCGTCCGCTGCGATAGGAATCGGCCGAGGCGACCGCCGGCAGCAGCAGCGCCCCGATGACGGCGATCAGGAGTGTGCGTTTCACGGGTATGATCCTTCCGGGCTGTGCAACAATATCCGTTCCATGTGGGGTCAGGCCGGCCGCTTGCCAAGGCTCCGGGTGGCGCTGAGCCGGTCACACTGGCGTGATCCGCCGGGCATTTTTCGCGAATACTAGCGGCTGCTGGAGCCGCCGCGCTCCTCATCGGCCCGCCGCAAGCGTTTTTCCAGCGCCCTGAGCCCCAGTGGACAATCCGACGGTCAGCAGCAGATAGACATAGGCCACGATCGAATAGGTCTCGAAGAAGCGGAACGAGCCCGAGGCATAGACCTTGCCCATCTGGGTGAGATCGGCGACGCCGAGCACCGAGACCAGCGAGGAATCCTTGATCATGGCGATGAAATCATTGCCCAGCGGCGGCAGGATGGTGCGGATCGCCTGCGGCAGCACGATGAAGCGGAAGCGCTGCACCGGGGTCAGCCCCAGCGCCTTGGCGGCTTCGATCTGGCCCTCCTCGACGGCGAGGATGCCGGCGCGGAACACCTCCGAAATGAAGGCGGAATAGCCGATCGTCAGCGCCATGATCGCCCGCCACAGCAGCGAGACATCGCGGGTCAACAAGGGCTCGACCAGCCCCGCCTCGATCAGCGGCGAGGCCAGGAAATTCCAGCCGATGACAAAGCCGGGCGCGCCGACGAAGGCGATGTAGAACAACAGCACCAGGATCGGGATGCCGCGGATGATCTCGACATAGAAACGGGCGATCTGCCGCAGCAACAGCGATTTCGACAGGCCCATCACCGCCAGGAGCAGCCCGAAGGCGGTGGCAAGCGCGAAGCCGACCAGCGTGACGAAGATCGTGATCCACACGCCCTTCGAGACGATCGTAAAGATCTGGCTGTAGAGATCGTTGATCGCGATCTGAACAGCAAGAAACAGCGCGATGGCACCGGCAGCCAGCAGCCACCAGGGAAAGTCGGTCTTGTCGGCCTGTTTTGGCGCTGCTGTCACGGGATTGATTTTTCCATCAATGCCTCAGCGGGCGGCGGCCTTACAAACAGCTGTTCGCGCACGCCGCCGTGCCACTGATCGGCATCGCTTTGCGAGCGCAGTCCGAAGCCGTGACGTTCATAGAGCGCGCGGGCCGCCTCAAGCCCGGCAAATGTGGTGAGCCAGACCCGGCCGGAAGCAACCCGGTCGGCGTGATCGATGGCCAGACTCATCAGCTGCTTGCCGAGCCCGCTGCCGCGCGCCGCACCCGAGACCACGAACCAGCGCAGATGCGCCCCGTCGGCGCCGCCGCCCGACACATCCATCGAAATCGATCCGACCAGCGTGTCACCGCGCCAGGCAGTGACAAACAGGTCGCGTTCGGGATCGAAGCGGGCGAGGAAGTCCGACAGCTCAGACGCCAGCTTGGTTTCGAATTTCACCCCGAAATCCCAGGCCTGCGCATAGTAATCCATATGCAGGCCGACAACGCCGGCAAGCGCTCCCGGCCTGTATCCGTCGATTGCGATCGACACGGCTGCGCTAGCCGCCGAGCTTGTAATCGAGGAACCATTTGGTGTTGAGCGCATCGATGGTGCCGTCTTCCTTCATCGCCGCAATCGCCGCATTGACAGGGCCGACCAGATCGGAGCCCTTGGGGAAGATGAAGCCGAAATCATCGGCGCCGAGCGGGCCGCCGACCAGCTTGAGGCCGCCATCCGACGCCTCGACATAGCCCTTGCCGGCAACGCCGTCAGTCAGCACCATGTCGACATCGCCGGTCTTGAGCGCCTGCACGGTGGCGCCAAAGGTTTCCATCAGCTTGATGCGCGCATTCTGCTCGTCGCCGTCGAGCACGTCATAGACGGCGACATAGAACGGCGTGGTGCCGGGCTGGGCGCCGACCAGGCCATCCTCGAAGGCTGCGAAACTGACCGCATCGTCGAACCGGTCCTCGTCGCCGCGCACCAGCATGAACATTTCCGAGCGCAGATAGGGATCGGAGAAATCAACCTTCTCCTTGCGGTCTTCCTTGATCGAGATGCCGGTCATGCCGATTTCGTACTGGCCGTCGGAGACCGCCTGGATCATCGCGTCCCAGGAGGTGTTCTGGTACTCGACGGAAAAATTCAGCCGCTTGGCGATCTCGTTCATCGCGTCATATTCCCAGCCGATCTGCTCGCCGGTCTTGGGATCGATGAACTGCAGCGGCGGATAGGCGTTTTCGGTGACGACGACGACGGTCTTGCCGTCGAGATCGGGCAGATCCTGCGCCTGCAGGCTGGCAGCACCCAGGCCGATGACGGCCGCCGCTGCGGCCATGGACAGTTTGAAAAACGACATGATGCTCTCCCTATGAGGTCTCGGGCGCGGACGGGGTCCCGGAATGAATTGCAGCCTGCTGCCTGTTGACGTGCAGCGCCTGGCTGCACTTTGCAATGCGGTGCCGCAGGCCGCAAGGGGTGGAGCGGAATGAGCGCTGGATGTGGCCTCCGCGGGACCCAAATCTCCCCCTTGCGGGGGAGATGTCACGAAGTGACAGAGCATCTGTGTTTGCTGTCAAGGCGGAGTTGGTGTCCAGAGTCGGTTCTGGGCGAGCAGGCAATTGGCCAGGACGACGAGCTTGCGCATGATGGCGACAAGGATGACCTTGGGTGGTTTGCCTGCAGCCTGGAGCGTCTTGGCAAAGGCGGCAAGCGCCGGATTGTAGCGCCGTGCCGACAGGGCGGCCATGTAGAGCGCGCGCCGCGGGGCGGGCCTTCCCGCTCGAATGGAGCGCCGGCCATGCCTTTCGCCGCTGTCGTCGGCGATCGGGGCAACGCCCGCCAGCATCGCCGCCTGCTTGCCGGTGCAGGAGCCGAGTTCGTCCATTCCGGCGATCAGGGCGCTGGCGGTGATGCGGCCGATGCCGGGAACAGAGGTCAGGATCTCGGCCTTGCGGCAAAGATCCGGCTGGGCGGCGATACGGCGTTCGATTTCGGAATCCAGCCGTTCGACATGCCGCTCCAGCACCCCGATGAGCCGGCAAAGCTCTGCCCGCAGAAAGGCGACATCGGCCGCCTTGCAACGGTTCTTCAGCGCCGTGAGCTCGCCTTGGGCGCCCGACCTTGCATTGACCAGCTCCCGCAGGGCCTCGATGTCCGGGCTTGGAGGCGCACTCGGCTGCGGCCGAAGTGCGGCAGCCAGCAGCGCCAGCATGCGGGCATCGAGCCGATCGGTCTTGGCCAGATAGCCGTAGCAGCCTGCAAACTGCCGGGCGCGCCACGGATCGACGATCGCCACAGCAAAACCATCTCCACTGAGCGAGCGGTGAGCGGGACGATGGAACTTGCCGGTCGCCTCCATGATGATGCGATCGGGCCGCAGTCTGGTCAGCATCCGCTTGAACTGGCGGATGCCAGCCTTGTCGTTGCCGAACCGCCGGCTTTCAGCCTGCGGAAGGACATGAATGTCGAGCCACTCTTTACAGACGTCCACACCGACATAAACTGCGGACGTCGCGTCTTGTTCGAACGATACCTTGCCTTGCATGCGGGACTTGCTCCCCATCATCTGTTCAGGACAAACGTGAAGACGGACGGACCAAGCTCTGTCTCGGTTCAAACCAAGGGGGGAACGGTCCCGCCCGCCAGATCCCCCGGAGGTGGCCACCTCCGGGGGATCACGCCAAAACA
This window harbors:
- a CDS encoding IS110 family transposase: MQGKVSFEQDATSAVYVGVDVCKEWLDIHVLPQAESRRFGNDKAGIRQFKRMLTRLRPDRIIMEATGKFHRPAHRSLSGDGFAVAIVDPWRARQFAGCYGYLAKTDRLDARMLALLAAALRPQPSAPPSPDIEALRELVNARSGAQGELTALKNRCKAADVAFLRAELCRLIGVLERHVERLDSEIERRIAAQPDLCRKAEILTSVPGIGRITASALIAGMDELGSCTGKQAAMLAGVAPIADDSGERHGRRSIRAGRPAPRRALYMAALSARRYNPALAAFAKTLQAAGKPPKVILVAIMRKLVVLANCLLAQNRLWTPTPP
- a CDS encoding GNAT family N-acetyltransferase — translated: MSIAIDGYRPGALAGVVGLHMDYYAQAWDFGVKFETKLASELSDFLARFDPERDLFVTAWRGDTLVGSISMDVSGGGADGAHLRWFVVSGAARGSGLGKQLMSLAIDHADRVASGRVWLTTFAGLEAARALYERHGFGLRSQSDADQWHGGVREQLFVRPPPAEALMEKSIP